A window of Roseovarius sp. THAF27 contains these coding sequences:
- a CDS encoding FAD-dependent oxidoreductase → MKTQVKALIVGGGAVGTSIAYHLARAGWEDVMLIERDELTSGSTWHAAGLLPYFNMSYATTHIHDYSIKFYKTLEEETGLNAGFSVVGNLRMAQSKERMDEYMLYASTAETCGVPYEWMTPAQIKERWPLVNTDDLEGAIYHPTDGYINPADVTMAMAKGARQRGVMIERKWQADGFEWKGDHWDVTLTKMVEKGGNLVSSDEQIVVSAEHVVTASGNHAQRTARMLGIKMPAIPVEHQFIVTEPDAELVKYRQDGGEEHPVLRDADAKWYVREERGGWILGPYELNAPARFEYSVPDTFRADLFPLDLERIEEEYMSMIHRIPSTETVGLKDDYNGPICYTPDGNPLVGPAPGLRNMWLAEGFSFGITAAGGTGYYLAQLMVEGEAEIDMASLDPKRYSSNWMTTEFAARKNEEAYEHVYILHHPDEERPACRPLRTAPAYDRQKARGAQFGFVNGWERPNYFGPLGADDNFDHDARSFRRGGWWEHTKAEAEAVRNGVGLIDATAFTKHVVKGPGATAFLDWFTCNKLPKVGRINLTYALTDHGTTRTEYTIVRTGENAYYCVSAGAWTEYDADYLRKAAADKAEEFGYIEIQDVTSQWGVFAIAGPKSRAVLNEVIKDADPATALSNKRFPWLSCREIELGMCPVKAIRVAYTGELGWELHHPMEMQNYLFDLLEKAGEKHGMKLVGARAQNWLRQEKSYRAFGNELGRDATPLEADLPRFVDLDKDFHGKDKLQETGVRSKCCTVLIDGPEDADPWGREVLYSEDGTRVGRLTSGGYSVHFGKSIGMGYVTPDLAVEGTRLKVKMFDKLWDATVTCDSPYDPKNETIRKDG, encoded by the coding sequence ATGAAAACCCAAGTAAAAGCACTGATCGTGGGCGGCGGTGCCGTCGGGACCTCGATCGCCTATCATCTGGCCCGCGCAGGCTGGGAAGACGTCATGCTGATCGAGCGTGACGAGCTGACCTCCGGCTCGACCTGGCACGCCGCGGGTCTCTTGCCGTATTTCAACATGTCTTATGCGACGACGCATATTCATGACTACTCGATCAAGTTCTACAAGACGCTGGAAGAAGAGACCGGGCTGAACGCCGGCTTTTCCGTCGTGGGCAACCTGCGCATGGCCCAGAGCAAAGAGCGTATGGATGAATATATGCTTTACGCCTCGACCGCCGAGACCTGTGGCGTGCCGTATGAGTGGATGACGCCCGCGCAGATCAAGGAGCGGTGGCCGCTGGTCAATACCGACGATCTGGAAGGCGCGATCTATCACCCGACCGACGGCTATATCAACCCCGCCGACGTGACCATGGCGATGGCCAAGGGCGCGCGCCAGCGCGGCGTGATGATCGAGCGCAAGTGGCAGGCCGACGGCTTTGAATGGAAGGGCGATCACTGGGATGTGACGCTGACCAAGATGGTCGAGAAGGGCGGCAACCTGGTGTCCTCGGACGAGCAGATTGTCGTGTCCGCAGAGCATGTTGTGACCGCCAGCGGCAACCACGCGCAGCGCACCGCGCGGATGCTGGGCATCAAGATGCCGGCGATCCCGGTGGAGCACCAGTTCATCGTGACCGAGCCTGATGCCGAGCTGGTCAAGTACCGTCAGGACGGCGGCGAGGAGCACCCGGTTCTGCGCGACGCCGACGCCAAGTGGTATGTCCGCGAGGAGCGTGGCGGCTGGATCCTTGGCCCCTACGAGCTGAACGCGCCGGCGCGGTTCGAGTATTCGGTGCCGGACACGTTCCGCGCTGACCTCTTCCCGCTGGATCTGGAGCGGATCGAGGAAGAATACATGTCGATGATCCACCGGATCCCGTCGACGGAAACCGTTGGTCTGAAAGACGATTACAACGGTCCGATTTGCTATACCCCCGATGGCAACCCGCTGGTCGGGCCGGCGCCGGGGCTGCGCAACATGTGGTTGGCAGAGGGCTTCAGCTTTGGCATCACGGCGGCTGGCGGCACGGGCTATTACCTGGCGCAGCTGATGGTCGAGGGCGAGGCCGAGATCGACATGGCGAGCCTCGATCCCAAGCGGTATTCCAGCAACTGGATGACGACCGAGTTCGCCGCGCGCAAGAATGAGGAAGCCTACGAGCACGTCTATATCCTGCACCACCCCGACGAGGAGCGGCCCGCCTGCCGTCCGCTGCGCACGGCGCCAGCCTATGACCGGCAAAAGGCGCGTGGCGCGCAGTTCGGATTCGTCAACGGCTGGGAAAGACCCAACTATTTCGGGCCCTTGGGTGCCGATGACAATTTCGATCACGACGCGCGCTCGTTCCGCCGCGGCGGTTGGTGGGAGCACACCAAGGCCGAGGCGGAAGCGGTGCGGAACGGCGTGGGCCTGATCGATGCGACCGCATTCACCAAGCACGTGGTGAAGGGACCCGGGGCGACGGCGTTTCTGGACTGGTTCACCTGCAACAAGCTGCCGAAGGTGGGCCGTATCAACCTGACATACGCGCTGACGGATCATGGCACGACGCGCACGGAATACACCATCGTCCGGACCGGCGAGAACGCGTATTACTGTGTCTCTGCAGGGGCTTGGACGGAATATGACGCCGATTACCTGCGCAAGGCGGCCGCCGACAAGGCCGAAGAGTTCGGGTATATCGAGATCCAGGACGTGACGAGCCAATGGGGTGTCTTCGCCATCGCGGGGCCGAAATCGCGTGCCGTTCTGAACGAGGTGATCAAGGACGCGGATCCGGCTACGGCCTTGAGCAACAAGCGTTTTCCGTGGTTGTCGTGCCGCGAGATCGAGCTGGGCATGTGCCCCGTTAAGGCGATCCGCGTGGCCTATACCGGCGAGCTGGGCTGGGAATTGCATCACCCGATGGAGATGCAGAACTACCTGTTCGATCTGCTGGAAAAGGCAGGCGAGAAGCACGGCATGAAGCTGGTCGGGGCACGGGCGCAGAACTGGCTGCGGCAGGAGAAGTCCTATCGTGCCTTTGGCAACGAGCTGGGCCGCGACGCGACCCCGCTGGAGGCCGACCTGCCGCGCTTTGTCGATCTGGATAAAGACTTCCACGGAAAGGATAAATTGCAGGAGACGGGTGTCCGTTCCAAGTGCTGCACCGTTCTGATCGACGGGCCGGAGGATGCCGATCCGTGGGGCCGCGAGGTGCTTTATTCGGAAGACGGCACGCGGGTCGGGCGGCTGACCTCGGGCGGGTATTCGGTGCATTTCGGCAAGTCCATCGGGATGGGCTATGTCACCCCCGATCTGGCCGTGGAAGGCACCAGGCTGAAGGTCAAGATGTTCGACAAGCTGTGGGACGCGACCGTGACCTGCGACAGCCCGTATGACCCGAAAAACGAGACCATCCGCAAGGATGGGTGA
- the cysK gene encoding cysteine synthase A yields MTRRTTKGRGRRYDSVLDTVGDTPVIRVNRIVPKGVTVYVKAEAFNPAASVKDRLALNIIEAAEADGSLKPGQTVVEATSGNTGIGLAMVCAAKGYPLVVTMAESFSVERRKLMRMLGAKVVLTPKALKGFGMYTKAKELAEENGWFLASQFETKANADIHEATTAREILGDFEGERLDYWVTGYGTGGTVTGVARVLRRERPDTKIILSEPANAAIISSGYVNTRNDQHQPTESHPNFEPHPIQGWTPDFIPYVIQEAIDNSYYDELIPVAGADGVTWARRLAAEEGIFTGISGGASFAVGMQVAETAPEGSVILVMLPDTGERYLSTPLFEGVPEEMTEEEAEISRSTPSAQME; encoded by the coding sequence ATGACACGCCGAACAACAAAGGGCCGCGGCCGCCGCTATGACAGCGTTCTGGACACGGTGGGCGACACGCCCGTGATCCGGGTGAACCGCATCGTGCCCAAGGGCGTGACCGTCTACGTCAAGGCCGAGGCGTTCAACCCGGCGGCTTCGGTCAAGGACCGGCTGGCGCTGAACATCATCGAGGCCGCCGAAGCCGATGGCAGCCTGAAGCCGGGGCAGACGGTGGTGGAGGCCACGTCGGGCAATACCGGGATCGGGCTGGCGATGGTCTGCGCCGCCAAGGGCTATCCGCTGGTGGTGACGATGGCCGAGAGTTTCTCGGTCGAGCGGCGCAAGCTGATGCGGATGCTGGGGGCGAAGGTGGTGCTGACGCCGAAGGCGCTGAAGGGGTTCGGGATGTACACCAAGGCCAAGGAACTGGCCGAGGAGAACGGCTGGTTCCTGGCGAGCCAGTTCGAGACAAAGGCCAACGCCGATATCCACGAGGCCACGACGGCGCGCGAGATTCTGGGCGATTTCGAGGGCGAGCGGCTGGATTACTGGGTTACGGGCTATGGCACGGGCGGGACGGTGACGGGCGTGGCGCGGGTGCTGCGCCGCGAGCGTCCCGACACGAAGATCATCCTGAGCGAGCCGGCCAATGCGGCGATCATTTCTTCGGGGTATGTCAATACCCGCAACGACCAGCATCAGCCCACGGAAAGCCACCCGAATTTCGAGCCGCATCCGATCCAGGGTTGGACGCCGGATTTCATTCCCTACGTGATCCAGGAGGCGATCGACAACAGCTATTATGACGAGTTGATCCCGGTTGCCGGGGCGGACGGGGTGACATGGGCGCGTCGGCTGGCGGCGGAGGAAGGCATCTTTACCGGCATTTCAGGCGGGGCGAGTTTCGCCGTGGGAATGCAGGTGGCCGAGACCGCGCCTGAAGGATCGGTGATCCTGGTGATGCTGCCGGATACGGGCGAGCGGTACCTGTCGACGCCTCTGTTCGAGGGCGTGCCGGAGGAGATGACCGAGGAGGAGGCGGAGATTTCACGCTCCACCCCGTCGGCGCAGATGGAATAG
- a CDS encoding GH25 family lysozyme, whose translation MIRFLVAALTLCLLTLTSACAGPQFGDNDPVDWDGPPPWAYDIHGIDVARFQNDIDWARVRQSGIEFAFIKATEGGDRLDPKFARNWAGAGQAGIPRGAYHFYYFCTPPEVQARWFIRNVPRESGALPPVIDLEWNPYSPTCTTRPPGAEVRRQARVFMDILERHYGQRPIIYTTLEFYRQTGIGQLNEEFWLRSTARTLATTYPGQSWSFWQYTGTGVVPGVAGGVDINVFAGNSSTWQRWLRARTR comes from the coding sequence ATGATCCGGTTTCTTGTCGCGGCACTGACCCTTTGCCTGCTCACCCTGACCTCCGCCTGCGCAGGCCCCCAATTCGGCGACAACGATCCGGTCGACTGGGACGGCCCTCCGCCCTGGGCCTACGACATTCACGGCATCGACGTCGCCCGTTTCCAGAACGACATCGACTGGGCCCGCGTCCGCCAGTCCGGCATCGAGTTCGCCTTCATCAAGGCGACCGAAGGCGGCGACAGGCTCGACCCGAAGTTCGCCCGCAACTGGGCCGGCGCGGGTCAGGCCGGCATCCCGCGCGGCGCTTACCATTTCTACTATTTCTGCACCCCGCCCGAGGTGCAGGCCCGCTGGTTCATCCGCAATGTCCCCCGCGAAAGCGGCGCCCTGCCGCCGGTGATCGACCTGGAATGGAACCCCTATTCGCCCACCTGCACCACCCGCCCGCCGGGCGCCGAGGTGCGCCGCCAGGCGCGGGTCTTCATGGACATTCTTGAACGTCACTACGGCCAGCGCCCGATCATCTACACCACGCTGGAATTCTACCGCCAGACCGGCATCGGCCAGCTGAACGAGGAGTTCTGGCTGCGCTCCACCGCCCGCACGCTCGCCACCACCTATCCGGGCCAAAGCTGGAGCTTCTGGCAGTACACCGGCACCGGCGTGGTGCCGGGCGTGGCGGGCGGCGTCGACATCAACGTCTTCGCCGGCAACAGCAGCACCTGGCAACGCTGGCTTCGGGCGCGCACGCGATAA
- a CDS encoding DUF938 domain-containing protein, whose product MTDTPPRISVAHKGTGARLHAPAAERNAGALLDLLKTHAPASGTALELASGTGQHVTHFATHLPGLTWQPTDITDDRLASIAAWSADAPQGAILPPLALDATRAGWSGTHNGFALVLLVNLLHLVSTQAARTLIAEAGQALAPQGRFITYGPFLRDGRATSDGDARFDAAIRADHPEAGYKNDVDMLRWAGESGLDVIARTEMPANNLALVMVRSKDTA is encoded by the coding sequence ATGACAGACACGCCCCCCCGCATCTCCGTCGCCCACAAGGGCACAGGCGCCCGCCTGCACGCCCCCGCCGCCGAGCGCAACGCGGGCGCACTTCTCGACCTGCTCAAGACCCACGCTCCGGCGTCGGGCACGGCGCTCGAACTCGCCAGCGGCACCGGCCAGCACGTCACTCATTTCGCCACCCATCTGCCCGGTCTCACTTGGCAGCCCACCGACATCACCGACGACCGCCTCGCCTCCATCGCCGCCTGGTCCGCCGACGCACCCCAAGGCGCGATCCTGCCGCCGCTTGCCCTCGACGCGACCCGAGCCGGCTGGTCTGGCACCCACAACGGATTTGCCCTCGTCCTGCTGGTCAACCTGCTGCACCTCGTCTCGACCCAGGCCGCCCGCACGCTGATCGCCGAGGCCGGCCAGGCCCTCGCCCCGCAGGGCCGCTTCATCACCTACGGCCCCTTCCTGCGCGATGGCCGGGCTACATCTGACGGCGACGCCCGGTTCGACGCGGCGATCCGCGCCGATCATCCCGAAGCGGGCTACAAGAACGACGTCGACATGTTACGCTGGGCGGGCGAGTCAGGTCTGGACGTCATCGCGCGCACCGAGATGCCGGCCAACAACCTCGCCCTGGTAATGGTACGATCAAAGGACACTGCATGA
- a CDS encoding BMP family ABC transporter substrate-binding protein — MILTRILATAALSLGLALPAQAQDKTKVGFIYVGPVGDGGWTYEHDRGRLAVEEHFGDQVETVFQESVPEGADAERAVTQMALQGADLIFTTSFGFMDATMAVAQKFPDVKFEHATGFKTADNVSVYSARFYEGRAIQGHIAGKMTESNIIGYIASFPIPEVIRGINAAYIHAKKVNPDVEFKVIWAYTWFDPPKEADAATALIDQGADVILQHTDSTAPQAAAEKAEGVITFGQASDMAEYKPAPRVSSIIDNWAPYYIARTQAVIDGTWESTETWDGIAPGMVEIGEITDAVPADVKEEALAMKDAIASGEYHPFTGPLNRQDGSNWLAEGEVADDSTLLGMDFFVEGITAEIPQ, encoded by the coding sequence ATGATCCTCACCCGAATTCTGGCAACGGCGGCGCTGTCGCTCGGCCTCGCCCTGCCCGCGCAGGCGCAGGACAAGACCAAGGTCGGCTTCATCTATGTCGGCCCCGTCGGCGACGGCGGCTGGACCTATGAACACGACCGGGGCCGCCTCGCCGTCGAGGAACATTTCGGCGACCAGGTCGAGACAGTGTTTCAGGAAAGCGTCCCCGAAGGCGCCGATGCCGAGCGCGCCGTCACCCAGATGGCCCTGCAGGGCGCGGATCTCATCTTCACCACCTCCTTCGGCTTCATGGACGCCACCATGGCCGTGGCGCAGAAATTCCCCGATGTGAAGTTCGAGCACGCCACCGGCTTCAAGACGGCGGACAACGTCTCGGTCTACTCCGCCCGCTTCTACGAGGGGCGCGCGATCCAAGGTCACATCGCCGGCAAGATGACCGAATCCAACATCATCGGCTACATCGCCTCATTCCCGATTCCCGAGGTCATCCGCGGCATCAACGCCGCCTATATCCACGCGAAGAAGGTCAACCCGGATGTCGAGTTCAAGGTGATCTGGGCCTACACCTGGTTCGATCCCCCGAAAGAGGCCGACGCCGCCACCGCGCTCATCGACCAGGGCGCCGACGTGATCCTGCAACACACCGACTCGACCGCGCCCCAGGCGGCGGCGGAAAAGGCCGAGGGCGTCATCACCTTCGGGCAGGCGTCCGACATGGCCGAATACAAGCCCGCACCGCGCGTGAGTTCCATTATCGACAACTGGGCGCCCTACTACATCGCCCGCACCCAGGCAGTGATCGACGGCACCTGGGAAAGCACCGAGACCTGGGACGGCATCGCCCCCGGCATGGTCGAGATCGGCGAGATCACAGACGCCGTGCCAGCAGACGTCAAGGAAGAGGCGCTGGCGATGAAGGACGCCATCGCGTCGGGCGAGTATCACCCCTTCACCGGTCCGCTGAACCGCCAGGACGGCTCGAACTGGCTGGCGGAGGGCGAAGTGGCCGATGACAGCACGCTCCTGGGCATGGATTTCTTCGTCGAAGGCATCACCGCCGAGATCCCGCAATAA
- a CDS encoding ABC transporter permease: MDLSAIDPILLLASLIVASTPILLAALGELVVERAGVLNLGVEGMMITGAICGFAIAVNTGSPFIGFVAAALGGAVLALLFGLLTQVALANQVASGLALTLFGLGLSALLGQGYQGIKPPPTRSLDIPVLSDLPVVGRILFSHDPMVYLALALVVAVWAMLKYTRLGLILRAVGENHDAAHALGYKVVRVRLLAILFGGACAGLGGAYLSLVRVPQWTEGMTAGYGWIALALVVFASWKAGRVLLGAWLFGGISVLQLNLQPTGIPIPVEYLSMSPYLITILVLVIMSGDKSRAPGSLGRTFHASQ, translated from the coding sequence ATGGACCTCTCCGCGATCGACCCCATCCTGCTTCTGGCCTCGCTCATCGTGGCCTCCACCCCGATCCTGCTGGCCGCGCTGGGAGAACTGGTGGTGGAGCGCGCCGGTGTCCTGAACCTCGGCGTCGAGGGCATGATGATCACCGGCGCGATCTGCGGCTTCGCCATCGCGGTCAACACCGGCTCGCCCTTCATCGGCTTCGTGGCGGCAGCCCTCGGCGGGGCGGTCCTGGCGCTGCTCTTCGGCCTCCTGACCCAGGTCGCGCTCGCCAACCAGGTCGCCTCGGGCCTTGCCCTCACGCTTTTCGGCCTGGGGCTCAGCGCGCTCCTGGGACAGGGCTACCAGGGCATCAAGCCGCCCCCCACGCGCAGCCTCGACATCCCCGTCCTGTCGGATCTGCCCGTCGTCGGCCGCATCCTCTTTTCCCACGACCCGATGGTCTACCTCGCCCTCGCGCTTGTCGTCGCCGTCTGGGCGATGCTCAAATACACGAGGCTGGGCCTCATCCTGCGCGCGGTGGGCGAGAACCACGATGCCGCCCATGCGCTGGGCTACAAGGTCGTGCGCGTGCGCCTTCTGGCCATCCTCTTCGGCGGCGCCTGCGCGGGGCTGGGCGGCGCGTATCTCAGCCTCGTGCGCGTCCCGCAATGGACCGAAGGCATGACCGCCGGCTACGGTTGGATCGCGCTGGCTCTCGTGGTCTTCGCCAGCTGGAAGGCCGGCCGCGTCCTCCTGGGTGCCTGGCTGTTCGGCGGCATCTCGGTGCTGCAACTCAACCTTCAGCCCACCGGCATCCCGATCCCGGTCGAATACCTCTCGATGTCACCCTACTTGATCACCATCCTCGTGCTGGTCATCATGTCCGGCGACAAATCCCGCGCGCCCGGCTCGCTGGGCCGCACGTTCCATGCCTCGCAATGA
- a CDS encoding ABC transporter permease, with translation MLKLERRPQPSRTWSALAPVLAVLITMIAGGAMFAALGQDPVAAIRTIFWEPLFGEFAFYYRPQLLVKAAPLILIAIGLALGFRANIWNIGAEGQYIIGALTAAGVGLAFYPIESALIFPLMVVAGALGGWAWAMIPGLLKVRFGTNEILVSLMLVYVAEQLLAKMSLGLLRNPEGRGFPGSRNLRDYPSAHNAEIFADTGIHWGVVAATIAVIFAYVLLTRHILGFHIRLTGQAPRAARFAGVNPARLTLICLGISGALAGLAGMFEVAGPAGQINIEFNVGYGFTAIIVAFLGRLHPVGILLAGLLMALTYIGGEAAESNLGLPAAAIQMFQGMLLFFLLAVDVLTHFRLRWKSAEVA, from the coding sequence ATGCTGAAACTCGAACGCCGCCCCCAGCCGTCCCGCACCTGGTCCGCGCTGGCCCCGGTGCTGGCCGTGCTGATCACCATGATCGCCGGCGGCGCGATGTTCGCCGCCCTGGGACAAGACCCGGTCGCGGCCATCCGCACGATCTTCTGGGAGCCGCTTTTCGGTGAATTCGCCTTCTACTACCGCCCGCAACTGCTGGTGAAGGCAGCGCCGCTGATCCTCATCGCCATCGGCCTCGCGCTCGGTTTCCGGGCGAACATCTGGAACATCGGCGCCGAGGGGCAATACATCATCGGCGCACTCACCGCGGCGGGCGTGGGGCTGGCCTTCTATCCCATCGAGTCCGCCCTGATCTTCCCGCTGATGGTCGTCGCAGGCGCGCTGGGCGGCTGGGCCTGGGCGATGATCCCGGGCCTCCTGAAGGTGCGCTTCGGCACCAACGAGATCCTCGTCTCGCTGATGCTGGTCTACGTGGCGGAACAGCTTCTGGCCAAGATGTCGCTCGGTCTTCTGCGCAATCCCGAGGGGCGCGGTTTTCCCGGCTCGCGCAACCTGCGCGACTATCCGTCGGCCCACAATGCCGAGATCTTCGCCGATACCGGCATCCATTGGGGGGTCGTGGCCGCCACAATCGCCGTGATCTTCGCCTATGTCCTGCTGACCCGGCACATCCTCGGCTTTCATATCAGGCTGACAGGCCAGGCCCCCCGGGCCGCGCGCTTTGCAGGGGTAAACCCGGCCCGCCTGACGCTGATCTGCCTCGGGATTTCCGGCGCGCTGGCGGGCCTTGCCGGCATGTTCGAGGTCGCAGGCCCCGCGGGCCAGATCAATATCGAGTTCAACGTGGGCTACGGCTTCACCGCCATCATCGTGGCCTTCCTCGGGCGCCTCCACCCCGTCGGCATCCTGCTGGCCGGGCTCTTGATGGCGCTGACCTATATCGGCGGCGAGGCTGCCGAGTCGAACCTCGGCCTGCCCGCCGCCGCCATCCAGATGTTCCAGGGAATGCTGCTCTTCTTCCTGCTGGCCGTGGACGTGCTGACCCATTTCCGCCTGCGGTGGAAATCGGCGGAGGTGGCCTGA
- a CDS encoding ABC transporter ATP-binding protein yields MTEPLLSIDGLTKAYPGVVANEDVSFDIRAGEVHALLGENGAGKSTLVKMIYGLVKPDSGTMHLHGALFAPSKPSDARQQGVAMVFQHFSLFDALTVAENVALGMEAPPPMRTLAARIREVSETYGLPLDPGRIVGELSAGERQRVEIIRCLLQEPRLLIMDEPTSVLTPQEVEILFKTLRKLTSEGVAILYISHKLEEIRTLCDRATVLRRGRNVDTCNPAQTTAQAMAEMMVGSAFATPAKRDTQPGAPRLTLNKLSARAPSAFGTSLRDVSLTLHAGEILGIGGVAGNGQDELLAALSGELPVTSDALRLNEKPIGRLPPQARRNLGLFAAPEERLGHAAAPEMSLTENTMLTGATKQNLSNRGFLHWPRAQGFAETVIAAFDVRTPGPNTAARALSGGNLQKFVIGREMAHDPEVLIVNQPTWGVDAAAAAFIRQALMDLAAKGAAIMVISQDLDELMQISDRFAALNAGRLSEIHPTADLTTEQVGLMMGGAHDMEVAHV; encoded by the coding sequence GTGACGGAACCGCTGCTCAGCATCGACGGGCTGACCAAGGCCTATCCCGGCGTGGTCGCCAACGAGGACGTCAGCTTCGACATCCGCGCGGGCGAGGTGCACGCCCTTCTGGGCGAAAACGGCGCGGGCAAGTCCACGCTGGTCAAGATGATCTACGGGCTGGTCAAGCCGGACAGCGGAACCATGCACCTGCATGGAGCTCTCTTCGCACCGTCCAAACCCAGCGACGCGCGGCAACAGGGCGTGGCCATGGTGTTCCAGCATTTCTCGCTTTTCGACGCGCTCACCGTGGCCGAAAACGTGGCGCTCGGCATGGAAGCCCCGCCGCCCATGCGCACCCTCGCCGCCCGGATCCGCGAGGTCTCGGAAACCTACGGTCTGCCGCTCGACCCCGGGCGCATCGTGGGCGAGCTCTCGGCAGGCGAACGCCAGCGTGTCGAGATCATCCGTTGCCTGCTTCAAGAGCCGCGCCTTCTGATCATGGACGAACCCACATCCGTCCTGACCCCGCAGGAGGTCGAAATCCTCTTCAAGACCTTGCGGAAACTCACCTCCGAGGGCGTGGCGATCCTCTATATTTCCCACAAGCTCGAAGAGATCCGCACGCTCTGCGACCGCGCTACCGTCCTGCGCAGGGGCCGCAACGTCGACACCTGCAATCCCGCGCAGACCACCGCGCAAGCCATGGCCGAGATGATGGTCGGCAGCGCCTTCGCCACCCCGGCAAAGCGCGACACGCAACCCGGCGCGCCACGCCTGACGCTCAATAAGCTTTCCGCCCGCGCGCCCTCGGCCTTCGGCACGTCGCTCCGGGACGTGTCCCTCACCCTGCACGCCGGCGAAATCCTTGGCATCGGGGGCGTCGCGGGCAACGGGCAAGATGAACTCCTCGCCGCGCTCTCGGGCGAGCTGCCGGTGACGTCCGACGCCCTGCGCCTCAACGAGAAACCCATCGGCCGCCTGCCCCCGCAGGCCCGTCGCAACCTCGGCCTGTTCGCCGCTCCCGAGGAACGGCTGGGCCACGCCGCCGCGCCCGAGATGAGCCTGACCGAAAACACCATGCTCACCGGCGCCACCAAGCAGAATCTCTCCAACCGCGGCTTCCTCCACTGGCCCCGCGCGCAAGGCTTTGCCGAAACGGTCATCGCCGCCTTCGACGTACGCACCCCGGGGCCGAATACCGCCGCGCGCGCCCTCTCGGGCGGCAACCTGCAAAAATTCGTCATCGGCCGCGAGATGGCGCACGACCCCGAGGTGCTGATCGTCAACCAGCCCACCTGGGGCGTCGACGCCGCCGCCGCCGCCTTCATCCGGCAGGCGCTGATGGACCTTGCCGCCAAGGGCGCTGCCATAATGGTCATCAGCCAGGATCTCGACGAGCTGATGCAGATCTCCGACCGCTTCGCCGCGCTGAACGCAGGTCGCCTGTCAGAGATCCATCCCACCGCCGACCTCACGACAGAGCAGGTCGGCCTGATGATGGGCGGTGCCCACGACATGGAGGTGGCACATGTCTGA